The window AGGCATTATATATATCGGGGGGAATTTTAACAAGAGCCATTTCAGTGATTTTTTTCATTAGCCACTTGACTAAACCGATAGAGTAAATTATATATAATTTACATCGTTTTACTAGGATATACTATAAAACGTGAAAAGGAGTATGTATGAAAAAAGAGATTTTGAAGAAACTGCCGGTATTGGCATTTCTCCTGTTTGCCGGGACCCTCTATGCGGCCGGGGGAGGGGATGCTCCTGTCGCAGCCCCGTCCGGGGCTGCTGCCAAGGCAGCGAAGGAAATCACCATCCTCAATGTGTCCTACGACCCCACCAGGGAGTTGTACCAGGATTATAACGAAGTTTTTTCAAAGTATTATAAAGAAAAAACCGGCGACACCGTGATAGTTCACCAGTCCCATGGCGGTTCGGGCGGGCAAGCCCGGGGTGTCATCGAGGGCAACGAGGCTGATGTGGTGACCTTGGCTCTGGCCTACGATGTCATGCAGATTGGCGACAAGGCCAACCTCATCGACGCAAATTGGCAGACCCGGCTTCCCCGCAACAGTTCGCCTTATACCTCGACCATTGTCTTCCTGGTGAGGGCAGGGAATCCCAAGAACATCAAGGACTGGGACGATCTTGTGAAGAGCGGCGTCCAGGTTATTACTCCTGACCCGAAAACTTCAGGGGGCGCCCAGTGGAACTTCCTGGCGGCCTGGGCTTTTGCCAAGGAAAAATACGGCAGCGATGCGCGGGCCAGGGATTTTGTCAAACAGCTTTACGCCAATGTCCCGATTCTGGATTCAGGCGCCAGGGGCTCTACCAATACCTTTGTGCAGCGCGGCCTTGGGGATGTGCTCCTTGCCTGGGAGAATGAAGCTTTCCTTTCCATTAATGAACTTGGTCCCGGGAAGTATGATATTGTGGTTCCTTCTTTGAGTATCCTTGCGGAGCCTACGGTTTCCTGGGTAGACGGAATTACTTCGCGCCGTGGCACTTTGGATGTGGCCAAAGAGTACCTTACGTATCTTTACTCTCCTGTAGGCCAGCGCCTCGCAGGGAAGCATTATTACCGCCCCACTGATCCTGAAATCGCGAAAGAATTTGCATCCCAGTTCCCTGTCCTTAGGCTTGTTACAATTGATGAATACTTTGGCGGCTGGAGAAAGGTTCACGATGAGTATTTTGGGGACAATGCAATATTTGACAAGATTATTACCGAGCTGAATAAAAAATAGGATTTAAAGGAATGTTTATGGGAATAAAAATTACAGCCGCCAAAAAGCCCCGTTCCCGGGGAACAGGGCTGCCGGGTTTTGGTTTAACCCTGGGGCTTTCCATGACCTATATGGCTTTGCTGATTTTTATTCCCTTGAGCGCCCTTATTTTGTATTCAGCCCGCATTGGCCCCCGGGAATTCTGGGTTCTGATCAGCGACGAGCGGGTAATGGCGGCTTTTAAGATTTCGTTTTTGTCTGCCTTTATCGCGGCGCTTTTTAATTTTATTTTTGGCCTCGTTATTGCGTGGGTTTTGACCCGGTATACTTTCCCGGGAAAAAGGATCATTGATGCTTTGATTGATCTCCCTTTTGCGATCCCCACAGCAGTGGCAGGCATTGCCCTGGCTTTTATCTTTTCCCCTAATGGAATCATGGGGGTCTTTTTAAAAAATTTCGGCCTTGAGCTTGCCTATTCCCGGAAGGGGATTGTCCTGGCATTGGTTTTTATCGGCCTCCCCTTTGTGGTGAGGACAGTGCAGCCGGTTATCCAGGAACTGGACAAGGAGCTTGAAGAAGCTGCTGCGAGCCTGGGCGCGGATTTTTACCAAATTTTTGGGAGGGTTATTTTTCCCTCCCTCTTTCCTGCCCTGCTTACCGGTTTTGCCCTGGCCTTTGCCCGGGGCCTGGGGGAATATGGTTCGATTATTTTTATATCCAGTAACCAGCCCTATCACACAGAAATTGTACCACTGCTAATTGTAAAAAAGTTATTGCAGTTTGATTACCGGGGCGCGTCTGTTATCGGCGTTACCATGCTGGTCTGTGCTTTTGTACTATTGCTGTTGATCAATTTTCTCGAAGCCTTTGCCGCGCGGGGAAAAAGCAGATGATTGTCCCGGCGATAAACAAAGAACCCCGGTGGATAAAGCCGGTACTCCTTTTCCTTGCCCTTGTCTTTCTGGCAGTATTTATTTTTATTCCTCTTTTTACCATTTTTCATCAGGCCCTGGGCTCGGGGCTAAAGGTTTATTTTAAAAACCTTATGGAGCCTGATATTTTCGCGGCTATCAAGCTGACGCTTGTTGTTGCCCTGGTCTGCGTCCCGGTGAATACCTTCTTTGGAATTTTATTGGCCTGGGTAGTTACCAAGTTCGAATTTAAGGGAAAGAACATACTTATTACCTTGATTGAAGTCCCCTTTGCCATAAGCCCGGTTATCGCAGGGCTGCTTTTTATATTTTTGTTTGGATCTTTCGGATGGTTCGGGCAATGGCTTATTGCCCATCACCTCAAAGTCGTCTTTGCCCTTCCTGGAATTTTCCTTGCCACTGCCTTTGTTACCTTCCCCTTTGTCGCCCGGGAACTCATTCCCCTGATGCAGGAGCTTGGCAGGGACGATGAAGAGGCAGCCATGACTCTGGGCGCCAAGGGATTTCAGATTTTTTTCCGCATCACATTGCCCAATATCAAGTGGGGGCTCATCTACGGTGTTGTATTGACCAATGCCCGGTCCATGGGGGAATTCGGCGCTGTAGCTGTGGTGTCGGGCCTTATCCGGGGGGTTACTACCACCATGCCCCTTTATATCGATATTCTTTACAATGAATACCGCTATGCTGCTGCCTTTGGGGTGGCCTCGCTCCTTACCCTCCTGGCCCTGGCTACATTGATTGTGAAAACCATAGTCGAACATTTTAATTCGGTGAGGAAAATATGAGCATAGAAATTTCCCATATTAGTAAAAAGTTCGGCGCTTTTACGGCCCTGGAGGATATCAACCTAACGATCCCAAGCGGCGAGATCACTGCCCTCCTGGGGCCTTCCGGTTCGGGAAAGACCACCTTGCTGCGGATTATTGCGGGCCTTGAAATGCCCGATTTAGGCAGCATCAGCCTTTTTGGAGAAGATTCGACTTTTAAGCAGACCAGGGATCGCAAGGTAGGTTTTGTGTTTCAGCATTATGCTTTATTTAAGCATATGAGTGTCTTTGAAAATATCGCCTTCGGCCTTAGGATACGGCCAAGAAAGTTTAGGCCGTCGAAAGAAGAAATAAGAGAAAAAGTGCTAAAACTGCTTTCCCTGGTACAGCTTGAATCCCTGGCAAACCGTCTTCCCAATGAATTGTCCGGCGGTCAGAAACAGCGTGTTGCCCTGGCAAGGGCCCTTGCCATTGAACCCAGGGTGTTGCTCCTTGATGAGCCTTTCGGCGCCCTTGATGCCAAGGTGCGCCAGGAACTGCGGCGCTGGCTCCGCTTTCTTCATGATGAGATACACATTACCAGCGTATTTGTTACACATGACCAGGAGGAGGCCCTTGAAGTTTCTGACAATATCGTCATACTTAACAAGGGCAAGGTAGAACAGGTAGGTTCTCCCGAGGATGTTTATGACAGGCCCGCTAATCCTTTTGTGTATGGCTTCCTGGGCAATGTCAATCTTTTCCATGCCCGTCTGGACAAGGGTGTGCTGAACCTTGAAGGTAATGGAGCCCTTCAGGAAGAAGTTTCCCCGGAGGTTTCATTCTTTGTCCGCCCCCAGGATGTGTCAATTTCCCTTTCCAATAGCGATGGCAAAGGCATAGAAGCGAGGATTACGGATCACAGGGTTTTGGGCGGCAGGGTGAGGGTAAATCTAAAGACCTTCACCGGGGGCAAAGAAATTGAAGCGGATATCGAAAAGAAACAGTGGAGCCTCATAGCGAAGGAAAATCGTGAGACTGTGTTCCTGTTCTTTTCGGGCGCCAAAATTTATACCAAAGATGAGACATGGAGCGATTATGCCATCTAGCGAAACCAGGGTTGAAGTATTGGCAAAAATAATGAGGAGCATTAGCGGCCCTGTTGCCCTCGCCTATAGTTGCCAGCGGGAGGATACTGCTGCTTTGCACCTCCTTCTCCAGGCGTATGCCGGCGGCGATGGACCAGGAAATTTGGAAGTTTTTACCCTGAATACCCATAAACTTTTTCCTGAAACTGAAGAATACCAGAGGGATGTAGAAGTTTTTTTTGGCATTGCTATTACAAAATATTCCCCCGATCCGGCTGAAGAAAAAGATTTGGAAGCCAAGTTAGGCGAATGGGGCATGAGGGAAAGCCTTGAGCACCGCCATTTCTGTTGTGACATACGCAAGGTGAAGCCTCTGGGGGAAATTCTTAAAAATAAAAGCGCATGGGTAACAGGATTGAGGGCATCCCAATCGGTTACCAGGCAGGATTTAAAAATTCTCGAATACGATGAGAAATTCGGGCTTATCAAAATAAACCCTCTTTATGACTGGACTGATGAAGAGCTTGAAGCGTATACCCAAAAATTCAGTCTCCCCGAAAATCCGTTGTACTCCAAAGGATATAAGAGCATAGGCTGCGCCCCTTGTACGCGGCCGGTGAAGGAGGGCGAGGACATCAGGGCTGGCCGCTGGTGGTGGGAAAACCCTGAACACAAGGAATGTGGCCTCCATGTAAAGCAGGGAGCATAAGGAAAATATGAGTGATGCAAAAACCGGAAGACTGAGCAAACTGGACAAACTTGAATCCCAGAGTGTTTTTATCATAAGAGAAGCGTATAAATCGTTTAAGAATATCGGTATGCTTTGGTCCATAGGCAAGGATAGCACTGTATTGCTGTGGCTTGCGAAAAAGGCTTTTTTCGGCCATGTGCCTTTTGAATTAATCCACATAGACACAAGCTTCAAGATCCCCGAGATGATCGCATACCGCGACAGGCTCGCAAAAGAGCTCAAACTGCGCCTTGTTGTAGGGCAAAACATCAAAGCAATTGCAGAAAAACGTACTTTTCCTGACGGTCTGGACCGCATCAGCTGCTGCAAGGAATTAAAGACAATTCCTCTTAGGCAGACTTTGGACGGCACAGGCCCCCGCAGGGTTTATGATCCCAATAAAGACGCTTGGGAAGAACTGGAAAGGGCCGAGCCGTATAACGCAGTAATAGTGGGGGTCCGCAGCGACGAGGAGGGGAGCCGTTCCAAGGAACGGGTTTTTTCCGCCAGAGACGAAAAGAACGAATGGGATGCCAGCGCCCAGCCTCCGGAACTTTGGAACCTCTATAAAACCGAATTTGCTCCGGGAACCCATGTGCGGGTGCATCCCCTTTTGGACTGGACTGAACTCAATGTCTGGGAATATATAGAAAGGGAAAAGATACCTACCATTTCGGTTTACTATAACCAGGGAGACGGTAAGCGTTACCGGTCTTTAGGCTGCTACCCCTGCACCAATCCGGTGGACTCCGACGCCCATAACCCAAAAGAAATCATCGAAGAACTTATCAGCGGGAAATTCAGGAATATTGCAGAACGTTCAGGCCGGGCCCAGGATAAGGACGGTGGCGGCACTTTGGAAACCTTGCGCAAAGAGGGATACATGTAATGGACGATTTGCATGAAAGGATGAATATTGTCATTACAGGCCATGTGGATCACGGCAAGAGTACCTTGGTGGGCCGTCTTTTGGCAGATACCCTTACCCTACCCGAGGGCAAGCTGCAAGCGGTAAAAGATTCGTGCAAGAAAAACGGCAGGGTCTTTGAATATGCCTTTTTGCTTGACGCCCTTGAAGACGAGCAGAAACAGGGCATTACCATAGACAGTGCCCGTATTTTTTTTAAAAGCAAAAAACGTGAATATATTATCATTGATGCGCCGGGGCATATTGAGTTTTTGCGAAATATGCTGAGCGGCGCTTCCCGTGCCGAGGCCGCAGTATTGGTAATTGACGCAGTCGAAGGGGTGGCGGAAAATTCCAAGCGTCATGGTCTCCTTCTTTCCCTTCTGGGTATTTCCCAGGTTCTCGTAGCAGTAAACAAACTTGACGCCGTGAATTACGACGAACAGGTATTTGAACGTATCAAAAATGAATATACCGCGTACCTTGAAACCCTCAAGGTAAAACCCCTGGCTTTTGTGCCGGTGAGCGCCAGGGAGGGCAAGAACATTACCGAACCAGCCTCCGAAATGCCCTGGTACACCGGGAGCACGGTACTGGAAATACTCGATAGTTTTAAGCGTCTTTCTACTAACGAAAACAGTTTTTTTGCCATGCCTGTGCAGGATGTCTACCGTTTTAGCAACGATAATGACGATAGGCGCATTTATGCGGGAACCGTGGTAAGCGGTGAAATTTTCGTAGGCGATTCTGTAACCTTCCTGCCTTCAAAAAAAACTGCCCATGTCAAAAATATCGAAGTCTGGAATGCCCCGCCGAGGTCAAGCATTAGCACCGGAGAGGCTGCGGGCCTGACTCTTGAGGAAGAGATCTATATCAAAAGCGGCGAGGTGATGGTTAAGTCCCTGGAAAAATCCCTTGTAGAAACCAGTACCCGGGTTAGGGCCAATGTAATTTGGCTGGGGATGAGACCTTTAGGCTTCAACAAAACCTACCTCCTAAAACTCGGCTGCGCCAGGGTAGAGGCAAGACTCGAAAAAATCGAAAGCTTCCTTGGCGACGACCGGGAAGAATACGATGAACTCCGCCGCCATGAGTGCGGCAGCGTGATACTCGGCTTTGCCCGGCCTACAGCGATCTCCAGTTTTTATGACAACGCCGATCTGGGCCGCTTTGTGTTGGTGGATGGTTACGATGCTTCAGGGGGCGGCATTATCCTGGAAAACCTGAGCGCAAAGAAATCCTGGGAAAGCCTCAACAGTTTTGAGGGCCTTGCCGGCAAAGACAACTTTGAAGAAGAGCTTTTTGCTCTGCTAAAGAAGTATTTTCCTCAGCGGTTCGAGTAGCATTTCTGCGTTAACAAAGGCTGTTGTGGTTAATGATTAAAGCGCCTGCTTATTACCCGTTATGATACTCCTTCAGATCGCACACCGCCTGTTCATAATCAATCAGCGTTTTAATTGTCGGATGTTCACCGCAGACCTGGCAATCGGGGTTGTGCGAAAGCTTGACCTTGCGGAAATCCATAGTTAGGGCGTTATAGGTCAAAAGGTATCCGTTGAGAAGGCCCTCCATACCCAAAAGATATTTGAGGGCTTCAGTGGCCTGGAGGGTACCGATGACCCCGCCCATGACTCCGAGCACGCCGGCCTGGCGGCAGGTTGGGACTGCGTCGGCAGGCGGCGGGTTTTGGAACACGCAGCGGTAGCAGGGGCCTTTACCCGGAATGTAGGTCAAAAGCTGGCCCTGGAAGCGTATTATCCCTGCGTGGGAAAAGGGCTTGCCCAGCATGACACAGGCATCGTTGATCAAAAATTTGATGGGAAAGTTATCAGTACCATCAATAATAAAATCGTAATCCCTGTCTTTTATAATATCAGTGATATTGCTCGAATTGATCCATTCATGGTAGGTGACCACTTCGACATCGGGATTCATGGCGTTCATGGTCTCTTTTGCCGAGATGACCTTGGGCTTTCCCACATCCGGAGTGGAGTGGATGATCTGGCGCTGGAGGTTGGAGAGGTCCACAACATCTGCGTCGGCTATGCCTATGGTTCCCATGCCGGCGGCCGCAAGGTACATGGCTGCTGGCGCGCCCAGGCCGCCCGCGCCTATGATGAGGACTTTGCCCCCCATGATGCGCTTCTGGCCTTTGACGCCAACTTCCTTCAATATAATATGGCGTGAATAGCGTTCAAGCTGTTCATCGGAAAAGGCCATCAGTTAACTCCTGCGGAGGAAGAAAGTCCCCCCTTGACCACCGTGAGGAGAAAGGTGCCGTCCTCCGATTGTGTGACATTTGTCACCTTGTGGCCCTCGTCTTTAAGGCTGCGGGGAACATTCTGAATGGGCTCGCCTGCATTGAGGCGGACTTCGAGCACCTGTCCATCGTCCAGTTCTTCAAGGGCAACTTTGGTTTTTACAAAGGTAACAGGGCACACTACAGTGGTGATATCCACCTTTGCGTCTATATGCTGGGCGTCGCTCATGCAAGGGCCTCCTCTAAATCTTTTTTAAGAACGTCGGCGCCTATACGGGCTATGGTTTTTCCCAGGCGTTCTGAGGGCTTGCCATGGGCTTTGTAAAATTTGATGACCCCGTCGGCAGCCTTAAAAACCTGGGGTTTTTCAAAGATCAGGGGAAGGAGGCGGAGTCCTTCTTTTATGTCATTGCCGAACATACCGCCGAATGAGAGCACATAGCCGCTCTTGCCCTTCCAGGCTTCTGTGGGGCAGCTTTTGACGCACTTGCCGCAATAGACGCAGCCCTTTTCATCAAAGGCTAGATCTTTTTTATCTTTATCAACCTTGACGACGTTCACGGGGCACACTGCTTCGCAGACTCCGCAGAAGGTACAGGCTGGTTTTTCCCAGACCGGGAAGATGCCGCCCTTGATGCCGAAGTCGTTTTCCTCGGCCTTGAGGCAATTGTTCTTGCAGCCTGTGATCCCAATCTTGAATTTGTGGGGCAGTTCGAGGCCGAAGTAGCGCTGGTCGAGCTCTTTTGCCAGATCGCTGGTTTCTATAGACCCCGAAGGGCAGACTGTTTTGCCCTGACAGGCCGTCACTGTCCTGACCCTGGGGCCGCAGACCCCGATCAGCACATTCGCCGAGGCCAGATCCTGCTTCACTTTTTCGATATCCGCAAGATCAATGAAGGGGATTTCGACCCCCTGGCGGGAGGTGAAGTGCACATAGCCCTTGCCGTATTTCCTGGCAACCTCGCTGATCTTGTCAAGCTGGGCTGAACCTATCTGCCCGCCTATAACTTTGAGCCGCATGGAGAATTTGTCTTTTTGAACCTGCCGCATGAATCCGTCCTTTTTTAGGGCGGCATAATCTGTTTCAGCCATTCATAACTCCTTACTAAAACACTAGGCATTATAAGATAACATGAAAATAGGTAATGGGTCAAGTTTGCGCGTTGTTCGGCGCTGCTGCGGGCTCTTCCTTGAGCTGCCTCAGCACCCGGTTTGCAAGAGGGATTGCCAGGATGAAAGCCATGAGATCCGCCACAGGCAGGGCTAGCTGTATCCCGAAAAGGCCAAGAAGAGGGGTAAGTATGAAGAGGCCGGGGAGGAGAAAAAGCCCTTGTCTTGACATGGACAATATAGAAGCCTCCAGAGCCTTGCCCATGGTCTGGGTCATCATGTTGCTCATTACCACCCAGGCTGAGAAGGGGAGGCTGATGCAGTAGAGCCTGAGCCCCAGGGTACCTATGCGTATAACTTCGGGATCATCTTCGCGGAAGAAGGCGATGATCACAGGCGCAAAGATAGCAAGCAAAACAGCAGCCGCAAAAAGGACGCAGGTCGAGAGGCGCACGCAGAACCAGAAGGCCTTTTTCAAGCGCTTGTAGAGTTTGGCCCCGTAGTTAAAGCCGCAGACAGGCTGGAAGCCTTGGCCGAAGCCGAGCATTAAGGAGCCTGCGAACATGTAGACCCTGTTGACAATGGAGATGGCCGCAATGCCCGCATCCCCATGTATGCCCGCCATGTGGTTGATGATCACTGTCGCAATGCTCATGAGGCCCTGGCGAAGCAGGGCGGGGAGGCCGCCTTTTATCATTTCGCGGTATATCGAGAAGCTTGGGGAAAAATGGCTGAACTTAATGGGGATGTTCTCTTTCTTTTTGCAGCAGCTCCAGAGTATGAGGAAACTCACCATCTGGCTTATCATGGTGGCAATCGCAGCCCCTTTTATCCCCATGCTAAAAACAAAGATGAAGAGGGGATCCAAAAAGATATTGAGGATTGCCCCCGAAACCATGCCGACCAGGGCCATGGAAGCGCTGCCCTGAAAGCGGAGCTGCTGGTTCAGCACCATTGAGGAGGTCATCCATGGACCGGCCAGTAATATATAGAAGAGATATTCTGTAGCGTAGGGGAGTATAGTCGGTGTTGAACCCAGGGCCAATGCCAGAGGCCCTCTGAAGATAAGGCCAAGGACGCAGAGTATGGCTACGAAGACAAAGGCAGAGATAAAACCCGTGGCGGCCATGCAGGAGGCCTTTTCTGTTTCCCTGGCGCCCAGCACTCTGGACATGTAGTTCCCCGATCCCTGGCCGAAAAAAAAGCCCATAGCCTGTATGATGGCCATGAGGGGAAATGACACGCCTACCGCCGCAACCGCGCTTGTTCCCAGAGAACCCACAAAGTAGGTATCTGCCATATTATACAGAGCGGAAATGAGCATGATCACGATGCTGGGAACCGCCAGTCTCAGCACCAAGCCTATTACCGGCGCGGTAGTCATCTGGATAAATCGCTCACTCTTCTGTTCAGGCATTATTTTCCTTCTTTTTTTTCGATTTTACAGGAAAAACTTAAAAAAGTATTGACAAGATCTTATAAATCTTATTAAATACCTATGTATTATATCCTATAAAAGTGATCGGAATTATAAGAATTTTAGGGAGGCCCAAATGGCACGGCTTTTTACATCAGAATCGGTAACCGAAGGTCATCCGGACAAACTCTGCGATCAGATCTCGGATTCGATTCTGGATGCCCTTCTCAAAGAAGATCCGGAGTCCCGTGTAGCGTGTGAAACCCTGGCCACTACCGGGCTGGTGCTGGTGGCCGGGGAAATTTCAACCAAAGCATACGTGGATATACCTAATGTGGTCAGGAAGACTATTGCCGAAATCGGCTATACGGATAATTCGGGGGGCTTCGATGCAAAAACATGCGCAGTCCTGGTAGCCTTGGATGAACAGTCCCCGGATATTGCCCAGGGAGTGAACAAGGCTCTTGAGGCAAGGGAGGGCAAGGATGATCAGGAAACTGGCGCGGGGGATCAGGGCATGGTATTTGGCTATGCTTCCGACGAAACCCCGGTGTATCTTCCGGCGCCCATATTCTATGCCCACGCCCTTACCCGAAAACTGGCGGAGGTTCGGAAAAATGGAACCTTACCGTACTTGAGGCCCGATGGCAAATCCCAGGTGACCGTTGAGTATGACGACGCAGGGAAAGTTAAGCGTATTCATACTATTGTGCTCTCGGCCCAGCATGACGCCGAGGTGAGCCAGGAAACCCTAAGGGAAGGGATAATCCAAAAGGTGATAAAAGCAGCCCTGCCCGGGGAGCTTTTGGATGCCCAGACCAGGTATCTGATAAACCCGACTGGCCGTTTTCATGTGGGTGGACCCCAGGGAGATTCGGGGCTCACAGGCAGAAAAATTGTGGTCGATACCTACGGAGGGGTAGGCCGCCA is drawn from Leadbettera azotonutricia ZAS-9 and contains these coding sequences:
- a CDS encoding sulfate ABC transporter substrate-binding protein — translated: MKKEILKKLPVLAFLLFAGTLYAAGGGDAPVAAPSGAAAKAAKEITILNVSYDPTRELYQDYNEVFSKYYKEKTGDTVIVHQSHGGSGGQARGVIEGNEADVVTLALAYDVMQIGDKANLIDANWQTRLPRNSSPYTSTIVFLVRAGNPKNIKDWDDLVKSGVQVITPDPKTSGGAQWNFLAAWAFAKEKYGSDARARDFVKQLYANVPILDSGARGSTNTFVQRGLGDVLLAWENEAFLSINELGPGKYDIVVPSLSILAEPTVSWVDGITSRRGTLDVAKEYLTYLYSPVGQRLAGKHYYRPTDPEIAKEFASQFPVLRLVTIDEYFGGWRKVHDEYFGDNAIFDKIITELNKK
- the cysT gene encoding sulfate ABC transporter permease subunit CysT, with protein sequence MGIKITAAKKPRSRGTGLPGFGLTLGLSMTYMALLIFIPLSALILYSARIGPREFWVLISDERVMAAFKISFLSAFIAALFNFIFGLVIAWVLTRYTFPGKRIIDALIDLPFAIPTAVAGIALAFIFSPNGIMGVFLKNFGLELAYSRKGIVLALVFIGLPFVVRTVQPVIQELDKELEEAAASLGADFYQIFGRVIFPSLFPALLTGFALAFARGLGEYGSIIFISSNQPYHTEIVPLLIVKKLLQFDYRGASVIGVTMLVCAFVLLLLINFLEAFAARGKSR
- the cysW gene encoding sulfate ABC transporter permease subunit CysW; protein product: MIVPAINKEPRWIKPVLLFLALVFLAVFIFIPLFTIFHQALGSGLKVYFKNLMEPDIFAAIKLTLVVALVCVPVNTFFGILLAWVVTKFEFKGKNILITLIEVPFAISPVIAGLLFIFLFGSFGWFGQWLIAHHLKVVFALPGIFLATAFVTFPFVARELIPLMQELGRDDEEAAMTLGAKGFQIFFRITLPNIKWGLIYGVVLTNARSMGEFGAVAVVSGLIRGVTTTMPLYIDILYNEYRYAAAFGVASLLTLLALATLIVKTIVEHFNSVRKI
- a CDS encoding sulfate/molybdate ABC transporter ATP-binding protein — its product is MSIEISHISKKFGAFTALEDINLTIPSGEITALLGPSGSGKTTLLRIIAGLEMPDLGSISLFGEDSTFKQTRDRKVGFVFQHYALFKHMSVFENIAFGLRIRPRKFRPSKEEIREKVLKLLSLVQLESLANRLPNELSGGQKQRVALARALAIEPRVLLLDEPFGALDAKVRQELRRWLRFLHDEIHITSVFVTHDQEEALEVSDNIVILNKGKVEQVGSPEDVYDRPANPFVYGFLGNVNLFHARLDKGVLNLEGNGALQEEVSPEVSFFVRPQDVSISLSNSDGKGIEARITDHRVLGGRVRVNLKTFTGGKEIEADIEKKQWSLIAKENRETVFLFFSGAKIYTKDETWSDYAI
- a CDS encoding phosphoadenylyl-sulfate reductase — translated: MPSSETRVEVLAKIMRSISGPVALAYSCQREDTAALHLLLQAYAGGDGPGNLEVFTLNTHKLFPETEEYQRDVEVFFGIAITKYSPDPAEEKDLEAKLGEWGMRESLEHRHFCCDIRKVKPLGEILKNKSAWVTGLRASQSVTRQDLKILEYDEKFGLIKINPLYDWTDEELEAYTQKFSLPENPLYSKGYKSIGCAPCTRPVKEGEDIRAGRWWWENPEHKECGLHVKQGA
- the cysD gene encoding sulfate adenylyltransferase subunit CysD; this encodes MSDAKTGRLSKLDKLESQSVFIIREAYKSFKNIGMLWSIGKDSTVLLWLAKKAFFGHVPFELIHIDTSFKIPEMIAYRDRLAKELKLRLVVGQNIKAIAEKRTFPDGLDRISCCKELKTIPLRQTLDGTGPRRVYDPNKDAWEELERAEPYNAVIVGVRSDEEGSRSKERVFSARDEKNEWDASAQPPELWNLYKTEFAPGTHVRVHPLLDWTELNVWEYIEREKIPTISVYYNQGDGKRYRSLGCYPCTNPVDSDAHNPKEIIEELISGKFRNIAERSGRAQDKDGGGTLETLRKEGYM
- a CDS encoding sulfate adenylyltransferase subunit 1, with product MDDLHERMNIVITGHVDHGKSTLVGRLLADTLTLPEGKLQAVKDSCKKNGRVFEYAFLLDALEDEQKQGITIDSARIFFKSKKREYIIIDAPGHIEFLRNMLSGASRAEAAVLVIDAVEGVAENSKRHGLLLSLLGISQVLVAVNKLDAVNYDEQVFERIKNEYTAYLETLKVKPLAFVPVSAREGKNITEPASEMPWYTGSTVLEILDSFKRLSTNENSFFAMPVQDVYRFSNDNDDRRIYAGTVVSGEIFVGDSVTFLPSKKTAHVKNIEVWNAPPRSSISTGEAAGLTLEEEIYIKSGEVMVKSLEKSLVETSTRVRANVIWLGMRPLGFNKTYLLKLGCARVEARLEKIESFLGDDREEYDELRRHECGSVILGFARPTAISSFYDNADLGRFVLVDGYDASGGGIILENLSAKKSWESLNSFEGLAGKDNFEEELFALLKKYFPQRFE
- a CDS encoding HesA/MoeB/ThiF family protein, encoding MAFSDEQLERYSRHIILKEVGVKGQKRIMGGKVLIIGAGGLGAPAAMYLAAAGMGTIGIADADVVDLSNLQRQIIHSTPDVGKPKVISAKETMNAMNPDVEVVTYHEWINSSNITDIIKDRDYDFIIDGTDNFPIKFLINDACVMLGKPFSHAGIIRFQGQLLTYIPGKGPCYRCVFQNPPPADAVPTCRQAGVLGVMGGVIGTLQATEALKYLLGMEGLLNGYLLTYNALTMDFRKVKLSHNPDCQVCGEHPTIKTLIDYEQAVCDLKEYHNG
- a CDS encoding sulfurtransferase TusA family protein gives rise to the protein MSDAQHIDAKVDITTVVCPVTFVKTKVALEELDDGQVLEVRLNAGEPIQNVPRSLKDEGHKVTNVTQSEDGTFLLTVVKGGLSSSAGVN
- a CDS encoding 4Fe-4S binding protein: MAETDYAALKKDGFMRQVQKDKFSMRLKVIGGQIGSAQLDKISEVARKYGKGYVHFTSRQGVEIPFIDLADIEKVKQDLASANVLIGVCGPRVRTVTACQGKTVCPSGSIETSDLAKELDQRYFGLELPHKFKIGITGCKNNCLKAEENDFGIKGGIFPVWEKPACTFCGVCEAVCPVNVVKVDKDKKDLAFDEKGCVYCGKCVKSCPTEAWKGKSGYVLSFGGMFGNDIKEGLRLLPLIFEKPQVFKAADGVIKFYKAHGKPSERLGKTIARIGADVLKKDLEEALA
- a CDS encoding MATE family efflux transporter, encoding MPEQKSERFIQMTTAPVIGLVLRLAVPSIVIMLISALYNMADTYFVGSLGTSAVAAVGVSFPLMAIIQAMGFFFGQGSGNYMSRVLGARETEKASCMAATGFISAFVFVAILCVLGLIFRGPLALALGSTPTILPYATEYLFYILLAGPWMTSSMVLNQQLRFQGSASMALVGMVSGAILNIFLDPLFIFVFSMGIKGAAIATMISQMVSFLILWSCCKKKENIPIKFSHFSPSFSIYREMIKGGLPALLRQGLMSIATVIINHMAGIHGDAGIAAISIVNRVYMFAGSLMLGFGQGFQPVCGFNYGAKLYKRLKKAFWFCVRLSTCVLFAAAVLLAIFAPVIIAFFREDDPEVIRIGTLGLRLYCISLPFSAWVVMSNMMTQTMGKALEASILSMSRQGLFLLPGLFILTPLLGLFGIQLALPVADLMAFILAIPLANRVLRQLKEEPAAAPNNAQT
- the metK gene encoding methionine adenosyltransferase, with the translated sequence MARLFTSESVTEGHPDKLCDQISDSILDALLKEDPESRVACETLATTGLVLVAGEISTKAYVDIPNVVRKTIAEIGYTDNSGGFDAKTCAVLVALDEQSPDIAQGVNKALEAREGKDDQETGAGDQGMVFGYASDETPVYLPAPIFYAHALTRKLAEVRKNGTLPYLRPDGKSQVTVEYDDAGKVKRIHTIVLSAQHDAEVSQETLREGIIQKVIKAALPGELLDAQTRYLINPTGRFHVGGPQGDSGLTGRKIVVDTYGGVGRHGGGAFSGKDPTKVDRSAAYAARWIAKNLVAAGFAKRLEVEIAYAIGVARPVSIAVDTFGTGKLPEEKIVAIIEKEFDLRPDGIIKQFNLRRPIYRQTAAYGHFGRADIDLPWEKLDKVEVLKRSIS